A window from Drosophila nasuta strain 15112-1781.00 chromosome 3, ASM2355853v1, whole genome shotgun sequence encodes these proteins:
- the LOC132794369 gene encoding sodium-dependent phosphate transporter 2 gives MESFSPDLLWMVVIGFLIAFVLAFGIGANDVANSFGTSVGSGVLTIRQACVLATICEISGAVLIGYKVSDTMRKGILEVGLYEGSEEVLMLGCVAALASSAVWLLVATFLKLPISGTHSIVGSTIGFSLVARGVQGLKWSTLGTIVGSWFISPVMSGIVSILLFLAIRRFILRAKEPLKAGFRSLPIFYGVTFFINVISVVLDGPKLLYMDNIPTWIALTASVGLSLVVALLTQLVVVPLQRRSIAKQLRAQNPVKFNFEDSVESSPSGSPKKQRRPLSLVSEGKPLPAIAEITELVSLSDNSPKTFKLAPFGLAAKNNNAPAEDYKINPELIRKAEDLLGKASLDNTDLTVTSLNYIDEQQQLQQQQNGRKLQECFKRIQSPKEEHKQTQLQVASGAAATPTGATAAAGNNNLQVVESGGSLDLMISSTLSPNSSKVPLIESKEALHEQEEEFKREAGQRASSGEETQEVSMLFSFLQILTATFGSFAHGGNDVSNAIGPLIALYMIYREGSVMQRAESPIYILIYGGVGISVGLWLWGRRVIETIGNDLTKITSSTGFTIEIGAAITVLLASKIGLPISTTHCKVGSVVFVGHVSAAGRKKQQDHQQQGEQQQQTAEATGQPMEDGSVDWHLFRNIAYAWIVTVPVTALLSAGMMYVLCAVAVDDMGQV, from the exons ATGGAGAGCTTCTCGCCAGATTTGCTTTGGATGGTCGTTATCGGCTTTCTCATAGCATTCGTTTTGGCCTTTGGCATCGGCGCCAACGATGTGGCCAACTCCTTCGGCACTAGCGTGGGATCCGGCGTTCTAACCATACGACAAGCCTGCGTTTTGGCCACTATCTGTGAGATTTCGGGAGCCGTTTTAATAG GCTACAAGGTGTCGGACACGATGCGCAAGGGAATCCTTGAGGTGGGTCTCTACGAAGGCTCCGAGGAGGTGCTGATGCTGGGCTGTGTTGCGGCGCTAGCAAGCAGCGCCGTTTGGCTGCTGGTGGCCACGTTCCTCAAGTTGCCCATATCGGGTACGCACAGTATTGTTGGCTCCACCATTGGATTCTCGCTGGTTGCACGTGGCGTGCAGGGTCTCAAGTGGTCAACGCTGGGCACCATCGTCGGCTCGTGGTTCATATCGCCGGTGATGAGCGGCATTGTGAGCATTCTGCTCTTTCTGGCCATACGCCGTTTCATTCTGCGTGCCAAGGAACCGCTCAAGGCTGGCTTTCGATCACTGCCTATTTTCTATGGCGTCACGTTCTTCATCAATGTGATTAGTGTGGTTCTGGATGGACCCAAAT TGCTCTATATGGACAACATACCCACTTGGATAGCATTAACGGCCAGCGTGGGCTTGTCCCTGGTGGTGGCGCTGCTGACGCAGTTGGTCGTGGTGCCTTTGCAACGCCGTTCCATTGCCAAACAGCTCAGGGCACAGAATCCAGTCAAGTTCAATTTCGAGGACTCTGTGG AATCATCGCCTTCTGGCAGCCCCAAGAAGCAACGCCGTCCACTTTCGCTGGTCAGCGAGGGAAAACCATTGCCAGCCATTGCCGAAATCACCGAACTCGTTTCGCTCAGCGACAATTCGCCAAAGACCTTTAAGTTGGCGCCATTTGGACTTGCGGCCAAGAATAATAATGCTCCTGCCGAAGACTATAAAATCAATCCCGAGCTCATACGCAAGGCTGAGGATCTGCTGGGCAAGGCTAGCTTGGATAACACCGATCTGACTGTCACCAGTTTGAACTACAtcgatgagcagcagcagctgcagcaacagcaaaacggTCGCAAGCTACAGGAATGCTTTAAGCGCATCCAGTCACCCAAGGAGGAGCACAAGCAGACGCAGCTGCAGGTGGCAagcggagcagcagcaacgccaacgggagcaactgcagcagctggcAATAATAATCTGCAGGTGGTGGAAAGTGGCGGCAGTTTGGACCTCATGATCAGCTCCACATTGTCGCCCAATTCGAGCAAGGTGCCACTGATTGAGAGCAAGGAAGCGCTTCACgagcaggaggaggagttCAAGCGGGAGGCTGGACAGCGTGCCAGCAGTGGCGAGGAAACCCAAGAGGTCTCCATGCTCTTCTCATTCCTGCAGATTCTTACTGCGACCTTTGGCAGCTTTGCGCACGGCGGCAACGATGTGAGCAACGCAATTGGACCGCTAATTGCACTCTATATGATCTATCGCGAGGGTTCGGTCATGCAGCGGGCGGAGAGTCCCATTTATATTTTGATCTACGGTGGCGTTGGCATCTCCGTGGGTCTGTGGCTGTGGGGACGACGCGTCATTGAGACCATTGGCAACGATCTAACCAAGATCACCTCATCAAC TGGCTTTACTATTGAAATAGGCGCTGCCATCACCGTACTGCTGGCCAGCAAAATTGGTTTGCCCATTTCGACGACACACTGTAAGGTCGGTTCGGTGGTCTTTGTGGGACACGTGAGTGCCGCGGGACGCAAGAAGCAACAGGATCATCAACAGCAgggagaacaacaacagcagacagCTGAAGCAACAGGACAACCCATGGAGGATGGGAGTGTGGATTGGCATCTGTTCCGGAATATCGCCTATGCCTGGATAGTCACTGTGCCTGTGACCGCATTGCTCAGCGCTGGAATGATGTATGTGCTCTGTGCCGTGGCTGTGGATGATATGGGTCAGGTCTAA